The DNA window CCGCATCTCGTTGCGCGAGATGCGGCGGGCAGACTGCTGGACGAGTACCGTTGGGATGACGGCTCCGAGCTGCATCACGAGGCTTTTTTCGGACGTCTTTTCGATTTCGCCGAGCAGCATCTGGATGGCGCGACGCTGCTAGGCGTCGGTCATCGGGTAGTGCATGGCGGAGCCCATCTGCAGGCACCGGCACGCGTCACGCCCTCCTTGCTGGGCGCCTTGCAGGCGCTGGTGCCGCTGGCACCATTGCATCAGCCGCACAATCTGTCGGCGATCGAGGCGGTGGCCAAGCTGCGGCCCGAACTGGCGCAAGTCGTCTGTTTCGATACCGCTTTTCATCACAGCATGCCGTCCGAGGCTTCGCGTTTCGCCCTGCCGCCGGCACTGACGTCGGAAGGTGTCCGACGTTACGGCTTCCACGGCATTTCCTACGAATATATCGCCGGACAATTGGGACGGATCGATCCGGTGCTGGCCGGCGGCAGGACCATCATCGCCCATCTGGGCAATGGTGCCAGTCTGTGCGCCCTGCGGGCCGGGCGCAGCATCGATACCACCATGAGTTTCACCACGCTGGACGGGCTGGTGATGGGCACCCGTTGCGGCGGCATCGATCCGGGCGTGCTGCTGTATCTGCTGCAGCACAAGCGGATGACGCCTTCGCAGCTGTCGCACCTGTTCTACGATAAGTCCGGCCTGCTGGGGGTGTCCGGCTTGTCCAGCGATATGCGCGAACTGCTGGCCAGCAAGGACTCTCGTGCGGACGAGGCCGTGGACCTGTTTGTCTATCGGCTGGTGCGCGAGATCGGGGGGATGGTCAGCGTGCTGGGTGGGCTGGACGGGCTGGTGTTTACCGCCGGCATCGGCGAAAACGCCTCCGAAATCCGCCACCGGGTCTGTCAGCGCCTGGCCTGGCTGGGCCTGGTGCTGGACGAGCAGGCCAATGCGGCCCATGCCGCCGTGATCAGCGCGGTGGGCAGTCGTGTGACGGTACGGGTGATGGCAA is part of the Frateuria aurantia DSM 6220 genome and encodes:
- a CDS encoding acetate/propionate family kinase, which gives rise to MVAQAILTLNAGSSSIKFALFALDGDALECTAGGKIEGIGTSPHLVARDAAGRLLDEYRWDDGSELHHEAFFGRLFDFAEQHLDGATLLGVGHRVVHGGAHLQAPARVTPSLLGALQALVPLAPLHQPHNLSAIEAVAKLRPELAQVVCFDTAFHHSMPSEASRFALPPALTSEGVRRYGFHGISYEYIAGQLGRIDPVLAGGRTIIAHLGNGASLCALRAGRSIDTTMSFTTLDGLVMGTRCGGIDPGVLLYLLQHKRMTPSQLSHLFYDKSGLLGVSGLSSDMRELLASKDSRADEAVDLFVYRLVREIGGMVSVLGGLDGLVFTAGIGENASEIRHRVCQRLAWLGLVLDEQANAAHAAVISAVGSRVTVRVMATDEEAMIAQHTCRVLGQSV